The following proteins are co-located in the Vidua macroura isolate BioBank_ID:100142 chromosome 1, ASM2450914v1, whole genome shotgun sequence genome:
- the XCR1 gene encoding chemokine XC receptor 1, with translation MDEDYHLDDNYSFEYPNETNVCEMGDYFTFNIYLTAVLYILVFFLSLLGNTLVLWILLKYENLTSLTNIFIMNLCISDLVFSCMLPFWVVDQSFGWIFGEFLCKASNAIFSIGYYSGVFFLTLMTILRYLFVVNPLSTLRSQTQCCGVLVSLAVWTVSILIVVPEVIHTTVQEDLEEHRFCDYADGNWKKVDIYVRNVLFLFSFGVIIFCYFKILIILLRARSRRKQRTVRLILIIVVAFFLCWAPYNILSFLTTFPPPTCQYAKDSNLAFHISRKIAFSHCCLNPVLYVFVGVKFKRHLAQLCSLCLHCSNGQASSPRTCYEGKFQHEGMSVY, from the coding sequence GACTATCATTTAGATGACAATTACTCATTTGAATACCCTAATGAAACCAACGTCTGTGAAATGGGTGACTATTTCACATTTAACATCTATCTCACTGCTGTCCTCTACATTCTGGTATTTTTCCTCAGTCTGCTAGGAAACACTTTGGTGTTATGGATCCTATTGAAATACGAAAACCTTACATCTTTAACAAACATCTTCATCATGAATCTCTGTATCTCTGATTTAGTCTTCTCCTGCATGCTGCCTTTTTGGGTAGTGGACCAGTCCTTTGGATGGATTTTTGGTGAGTTCCTTTGCAAAGCATCAAATGCTATTTTCTCCATTGGCTACTACAgtggtgttttctttttgactCTCATGACTATCCTGAGGTATTTGTTTGTAGTGAACCCCCTTTCAACTCTGAGATCCCAGACACAATGCTGCGGTGTTCTGGTGTCCTTGGCTGTCTGGACTGTTAGCATCTTAATTGTGGTTCCTGAGGTGATTCACACCACAGTGCAAGAAGACTTGGAAGAGCACAGGTTCTGTGATTATGCCGATGGGAATTGGAAAAAGGTGGACATTTACGTGAGAAATGTActcttcctgttttcctttggaGTCATCATATTCTGTTACTTCAAGATACTCATAATCCTGCTTAGAGCAAGATCTCGCAGAAAGCAGAGAACTGTGAGACTCATCCTCATTATTGTGGTggcttttttcctgtgctgggcacccTACAACATCCTCAGCTTCCTGACTACTTTTCCACCACCTACCTGTCAGTATGCAAAAGACTCTAACCTTGCCTTTCACATCAGCCGTAAAATTGCTttctcccactgctgcctcaACCCTGTGCTCTATGTATTTGTTGGAGTCAAGTTCAAGAGGCATTTGGCACAGTTATGCAGTTTGTGTTTACACTGCAGCAATGGTCAAGCCTCCAGCCCAAGGACCTGCTATGAAGGCAAATTCCAGCATGAAGGGATGTCCGTCTACTGA